A genomic window from Prunus persica cultivar Lovell chromosome G2, Prunus_persica_NCBIv2, whole genome shotgun sequence includes:
- the LOC18786037 gene encoding agamous-like MADS-box protein AGL61, whose amino-acid sequence MTKNYTTLYKYMFLDPPPTIPISTSFHCLSAWLFHINIYIYIYIYILPISAMVMMKKKPGQGRQKIPIAKIAKRSNLQVTFCKRRSGLFKKASELCTVCGVEIAIVVFSPANKPFSFGHPHVESILDRFLCTPKPSTDSDFTSQQLLVDQAQGYMSDSGVHELNMVLIQTQKHLEAEKKRGQELDEMSKAGQGSSRRCWWENPIDEMGLHEIQILKAAMKEVKKNVIEQVNKILKIQSCAAINSQYHSSDEW is encoded by the coding sequence ATGACAAAGAACTATACAACcctgtataaatacatgtTTTTAGATCCCCCTCCAACCATCCCAATCTCAACAAGCTTCCACTGTCTCTCTGCCTGGCTCTttcatattaatatatatatatatatatatatatatatccttcCAATTTCTGCTATGGttatgatgaagaagaaaccaGGCCAGGGACGCCAAAAGATTCCAATTGCCAAAATAGCCAAGAGAAGTAATTTACAAGTCACATTCTGTAAACGTCGTTCAGGGCTCTTCAAGAAGGCTAGTGAGCTCTGCACCGTTTGTGGTGTTGAGATTGCAATAGTTGTCTTCTCTCCTGCCAATAAACCCTTCTCCTTTGGCCACCCTCATGTTGAGTCCATCCTTGACCGCTTTCTTTGCACTCCAAAACCTTCCACAGACTCTGATTTCACTTCTCAACAACTACTTGTTGATCAGGCTCAGGGCTACATGAGTGACAGTGGTGTTCATGAGCTTAATATGGTATTAATTCAGACTCAAAAACATTTGGAGGCTGAGAAAAAGCGAGGACAAGAGCTTGACGAGATGAGCAAAGCCGGCCAGGGATCATCGAGACGGTGTTGGTGGGAAAACCCAATTGATGAAATGGGACTGCATGAGATACAGATACTGAAGGCTGCAATGAAGGAGGTCAAGAAGAATGTGATTGAACAAGTGAACAAGATTTTGAAGATCCAGTCTTGTGCTGCCATCAATTCTCAGTACCACTCTTCGGATGAATGGTAA
- the LOC18785703 gene encoding uncharacterized protein LOC18785703, which yields MAWRQMLFNSRAILGPYLATGSARFSTKSNPYLVKVGIPEFLNGIGNGVESHVAKLEAEIGDFQKLLVTRTLKLKKLGVPCKHRKLILKYTHKYRLGLWRPLAQAIKS from the exons ATGGCATGGAGGCAAATGCTATTCAACTCAAGAGCAATTTTGGGACCATATTTAGCAACCGGATCCGCCAGATTCTCCACAAAATCAAACCCATACCTAG TGAAAGTTGGAATACCAGAGTTTTTGAATGGAATTGGCAATGGAGTGGAATCCCATGTGGCCAAGCTTGAAGCTGAGATTGGTGACTTCCAAAAGCTGCTTGTCACTCGTACTCTCAAGCTGAAGAAACTTGGTGTCCCTTGCAAACAT AGGAAGTTGATCTTGAAATACACCCACAAGTATAGACTGGGACTCTGGAGACCACTAGCTCAGGCGATCAAATCTTAG